In Oryza sativa Japonica Group chromosome 3, ASM3414082v1, one DNA window encodes the following:
- the LOC9266585 gene encoding histone-lysine N-methyltransferase ASHR1 isoform X2, giving the protein MASWEEQLRDELAGRDLAVASVPGKGRGLFAARSFFPGEVVISQEPYASTPNKISVGSNCDNCFASRNLRKCSVCRVAWYCGSACQREEWKLHQLECRAIAALTEDRKKMLTPTIRLMVRLVLRRKLQDDKAIPSSGTDNYNLVDALESHISEVDKNQLVLYAQMANLVQLILPSFELDLKEITHTFSKFACNAHTICDPELRPLGTGLYPVLSIINHSCVPNAVLIFEGRTAYVRALQPISKNEEVSISYIETAATTMKRQDDLKHYYFTCTCPRCVKDSEEDALLEGYRCNDQKCDGFLLPNAGNKGYTCQKCSTSRDGEELQKMASDVLLLSDKVSSLVSSGNNSEVGSMYKTIEELERKLYHPLSITLLHTRETLLKIYMELQDWQTALMYCRLTIPVYERIYPPFHPMIGLQFYTCGKLEWLLEYTEDALMSLTRAADILRITHGTKSEFMKELLGKLEEVRAEASFRLSAGDEQ; this is encoded by the exons ATGGCGTCGTGGGAGGAGCAGCTGCGggacgagctcgccggccgagacctcgccgtcgcctccgtccCCGGGAAGGGCCGCGGCCTCTTCGCCGCACGCAGCTTCTTCCCAG GAGAAGTCGTTATTTCGCAAGAGCCTTACGCTTCTACACCAAACAAGATTTCTGTGGGCTCCAACTGCGACAATTGTTTCGCCTCCAGAAACCTGAGGAAGTGCTCCGTTTGTCGAGTTGCTTGGTACTGTGGGAGTGCGTGTCAG AGAGAAGAATGGAAGCTTCATCAACTTGAATGTCGAGCAATCGCCGCGCTTACAGAGGATAGAAAGAAGATGCTTACTCCCACAATTCGTTTGATGGTGCGGCTTGTACTTAGAAGAAAACTGCAGGATGACAAG GCTATTCCATCTTCAGGAACAGATAACTACAATCTAGTGGATGCATTAGAATCCC ACATCTCCGAGGTTGATAAAAATCAACTGGTTTTATATGCTCAGATGGCCAATCTTGTCCAACTGATTCTTCCTTCATTCGAGCTTGATCTTAAGGAAATTACACATACCTTTTCCAAG TTTGCCTGCAACGCTCATACCATATGTGATCCTGAACTGAGGCCCCTTGGGACTGGACTATACCCTGTTTTATCTATTATTAACCACAG TTGTGTACCAAATGCAGTTTTGATATTTGAAGGTCGGACAGCATATGTTCGTGCATTGCAACCTATAAGTAAAAATGAGGAG GTATCAATAAGTTACATTGAAACTGCGGCAACCACTATGAAGAGACAGGACGATCTCAAGCACTACTACTTCACTTGCACATGTCCCCGTTGTGTTAAG GATTCTGAGGAAGATGCGCTCCTTGAGGGATACAGATGCAATGACCAAAAGTGTGATGGATTTCTTCTGCCTAATGCAG GAAACAAAGGTTATACATGCCAGAAATGTAGCACTTCTAGAGATGGGGAAGAGTTACAAAAGATGGCTAGCGATGTACTACTATTATCTGACAAAGTCTCTTCCTTAGTTTCATCTGGAA ATAACAGTGAGGTAGGTTCTATGTACAAGACCATTGAAGAGCTAGAGCGGAAGCTTTACCATCCTTTGTCAATCACTTTGCTTCACACACGGGAAACACTCTTGAAG ATATATATGGAGTTACAAGATTGGCAGACTGCATTGATGTATTGCAGATTGACAATTCCAGTTTATGAAA GAATTTACCCACCTTTTCACCCAATGATTGGATTACAGTTCTATACTTGCGGAAAGCTTGAATG GTTGCTTGAGTACACAGAGGATGCTCTGATGTCTTTAACCAGGGCAGCAGATATACTTCGCATAACGCATGGGACTAAATCCGAGTTCATGAAGGAACTTTTGGGCAAGCTAGAAGAAGTAAGGGCTGAAGCTTCTTTTAGGCTCTCGGCTGGAGATGAACAATAA
- the LOC9266585 gene encoding histone-lysine N-methyltransferase ASHR1 isoform X1, translated as MASWEEQLRDELAGRDLAVASVPGKGRGLFAARSFFPGEVVISQEPYASTPNKISVGSNCDNCFASRNLRKCSVCRVAWYCGSACQREEWKLHQLECRAIAALTEDRKKMLTPTIRLMVRLVLRRKLQDDKAIPSSGTDNYNLVDALESHISEVDKNQLVLYAQMANLVQLILPSFELDLKEITHTFSKFACNAHTICDPELRPLGTGLYPVLSIINHSCVPNAVLIFEGRTAYVRALQPISKNEEVSISYIETAATTMKRQDDLKHYYFTCTCPRCVKDSEEDALLEGYRCNDQKCDGFLLPNAGNKGYTCQKCSTSRDGEELQKMASDVLLLSDKVSSLVSSGIDNSEVGSMYKTIEELERKLYHPLSITLLHTRETLLKIYMELQDWQTALMYCRLTIPVYERIYPPFHPMIGLQFYTCGKLEWLLEYTEDALMSLTRAADILRITHGTKSEFMKELLGKLEEVRAEASFRLSAGDEQ; from the exons ATGGCGTCGTGGGAGGAGCAGCTGCGggacgagctcgccggccgagacctcgccgtcgcctccgtccCCGGGAAGGGCCGCGGCCTCTTCGCCGCACGCAGCTTCTTCCCAG GAGAAGTCGTTATTTCGCAAGAGCCTTACGCTTCTACACCAAACAAGATTTCTGTGGGCTCCAACTGCGACAATTGTTTCGCCTCCAGAAACCTGAGGAAGTGCTCCGTTTGTCGAGTTGCTTGGTACTGTGGGAGTGCGTGTCAG AGAGAAGAATGGAAGCTTCATCAACTTGAATGTCGAGCAATCGCCGCGCTTACAGAGGATAGAAAGAAGATGCTTACTCCCACAATTCGTTTGATGGTGCGGCTTGTACTTAGAAGAAAACTGCAGGATGACAAG GCTATTCCATCTTCAGGAACAGATAACTACAATCTAGTGGATGCATTAGAATCCC ACATCTCCGAGGTTGATAAAAATCAACTGGTTTTATATGCTCAGATGGCCAATCTTGTCCAACTGATTCTTCCTTCATTCGAGCTTGATCTTAAGGAAATTACACATACCTTTTCCAAG TTTGCCTGCAACGCTCATACCATATGTGATCCTGAACTGAGGCCCCTTGGGACTGGACTATACCCTGTTTTATCTATTATTAACCACAG TTGTGTACCAAATGCAGTTTTGATATTTGAAGGTCGGACAGCATATGTTCGTGCATTGCAACCTATAAGTAAAAATGAGGAG GTATCAATAAGTTACATTGAAACTGCGGCAACCACTATGAAGAGACAGGACGATCTCAAGCACTACTACTTCACTTGCACATGTCCCCGTTGTGTTAAG GATTCTGAGGAAGATGCGCTCCTTGAGGGATACAGATGCAATGACCAAAAGTGTGATGGATTTCTTCTGCCTAATGCAG GAAACAAAGGTTATACATGCCAGAAATGTAGCACTTCTAGAGATGGGGAAGAGTTACAAAAGATGGCTAGCGATGTACTACTATTATCTGACAAAGTCTCTTCCTTAGTTTCATCTGGAA TAGATAACAGTGAGGTAGGTTCTATGTACAAGACCATTGAAGAGCTAGAGCGGAAGCTTTACCATCCTTTGTCAATCACTTTGCTTCACACACGGGAAACACTCTTGAAG ATATATATGGAGTTACAAGATTGGCAGACTGCATTGATGTATTGCAGATTGACAATTCCAGTTTATGAAA GAATTTACCCACCTTTTCACCCAATGATTGGATTACAGTTCTATACTTGCGGAAAGCTTGAATG GTTGCTTGAGTACACAGAGGATGCTCTGATGTCTTTAACCAGGGCAGCAGATATACTTCGCATAACGCATGGGACTAAATCCGAGTTCATGAAGGAACTTTTGGGCAAGCTAGAAGAAGTAAGGGCTGAAGCTTCTTTTAGGCTCTCGGCTGGAGATGAACAATAA
- the LOC9266585 gene encoding histone-lysine N-methyltransferase ASHR1 isoform X3: MASWEEQLRDELAGRDLAVASVPGKGRGLFAARSFFPGEVVISQEPYASTPNKISVGSNCDNCFASRNLRKCSVCRVAWYCGSACQREEWKLHQLECRAIAALTEDRKKMLTPTIRLMVRLVLRRKLQDDKAIPSSGTDNYNLVDALESHISEVDKNQLVLYAQMANLVQLILPSFELDLKEITHTFSKFACNAHTICDPELRPLGTGLYPVLSIINHSCVPNAVLIFEGRTAYVRALQPISKNEEDSEEDALLEGYRCNDQKCDGFLLPNAGNKGYTCQKCSTSRDGEELQKMASDVLLLSDKVSSLVSSGIDNSEVGSMYKTIEELERKLYHPLSITLLHTRETLLKIYMELQDWQTALMYCRLTIPVYERIYPPFHPMIGLQFYTCGKLEWLLEYTEDALMSLTRAADILRITHGTKSEFMKELLGKLEEVRAEASFRLSAGDEQ, from the exons ATGGCGTCGTGGGAGGAGCAGCTGCGggacgagctcgccggccgagacctcgccgtcgcctccgtccCCGGGAAGGGCCGCGGCCTCTTCGCCGCACGCAGCTTCTTCCCAG GAGAAGTCGTTATTTCGCAAGAGCCTTACGCTTCTACACCAAACAAGATTTCTGTGGGCTCCAACTGCGACAATTGTTTCGCCTCCAGAAACCTGAGGAAGTGCTCCGTTTGTCGAGTTGCTTGGTACTGTGGGAGTGCGTGTCAG AGAGAAGAATGGAAGCTTCATCAACTTGAATGTCGAGCAATCGCCGCGCTTACAGAGGATAGAAAGAAGATGCTTACTCCCACAATTCGTTTGATGGTGCGGCTTGTACTTAGAAGAAAACTGCAGGATGACAAG GCTATTCCATCTTCAGGAACAGATAACTACAATCTAGTGGATGCATTAGAATCCC ACATCTCCGAGGTTGATAAAAATCAACTGGTTTTATATGCTCAGATGGCCAATCTTGTCCAACTGATTCTTCCTTCATTCGAGCTTGATCTTAAGGAAATTACACATACCTTTTCCAAG TTTGCCTGCAACGCTCATACCATATGTGATCCTGAACTGAGGCCCCTTGGGACTGGACTATACCCTGTTTTATCTATTATTAACCACAG TTGTGTACCAAATGCAGTTTTGATATTTGAAGGTCGGACAGCATATGTTCGTGCATTGCAACCTATAAGTAAAAATGAGGAG GATTCTGAGGAAGATGCGCTCCTTGAGGGATACAGATGCAATGACCAAAAGTGTGATGGATTTCTTCTGCCTAATGCAG GAAACAAAGGTTATACATGCCAGAAATGTAGCACTTCTAGAGATGGGGAAGAGTTACAAAAGATGGCTAGCGATGTACTACTATTATCTGACAAAGTCTCTTCCTTAGTTTCATCTGGAA TAGATAACAGTGAGGTAGGTTCTATGTACAAGACCATTGAAGAGCTAGAGCGGAAGCTTTACCATCCTTTGTCAATCACTTTGCTTCACACACGGGAAACACTCTTGAAG ATATATATGGAGTTACAAGATTGGCAGACTGCATTGATGTATTGCAGATTGACAATTCCAGTTTATGAAA GAATTTACCCACCTTTTCACCCAATGATTGGATTACAGTTCTATACTTGCGGAAAGCTTGAATG GTTGCTTGAGTACACAGAGGATGCTCTGATGTCTTTAACCAGGGCAGCAGATATACTTCGCATAACGCATGGGACTAAATCCGAGTTCATGAAGGAACTTTTGGGCAAGCTAGAAGAAGTAAGGGCTGAAGCTTCTTTTAGGCTCTCGGCTGGAGATGAACAATAA
- the LOC4333849 gene encoding probable plastid-lipid-associated protein 4, chloroplastic — MAPLVSLSLPLPCAVPASSLPPRAEPDASSSFHPPASSSSSPRGGRLALAAAQPGSGRRWVGRWRAGVSSFSFLAPFFAGNKEKENREKAERLKEELLATIRPLDRGVDATAEDKERVEKIVQQLEEVNQVKEPLKSDLLNGKWELLYTTSESILQPQRPKFLRPFGTIYQAINTDTLRAQNMETWPYFNQVTANLVPLNSRRVAVRFDYFKIFNLISIKAPGSGKGELEITYLDEELRASRGDKGNLFILKMVDPTYRVPL, encoded by the exons atggcgccgctCGTGTCGCTCTCGCTCCCCCTCCCGTGCGCGGTGCCCGCCTCGTCGCTCCCTCCGCGCGCGGAGCCAGACGCCTCGTCGTCCTTCCACCCGCCcgcgtcgtcttcgtcgtcgccgcgcggcggccggcttgCGCTGGCCGCGGCGCAACCGGGCTCCGGGCGCCGTTGGGTAGGGAGGTGGAGGGCGGGCGTGTCGTCCTTCTCCTTCCTGGCGCCGTTCTTCGCGGGgaacaaggagaaggagaaccGCGAGAAGGCGGAGAGGCTCAAGGAAGAGCTCCTCGCCACCATCAGGCCGCTCGACCGCGGCGTCGACGCCACGGCGGAGGACAAGGAGCGCGTCGAGAAG ATTGTTCAGCAACTGGAGGAGGTGAACCAAGTGAAGGAGCCACTCAAGTCTGATCTCCTCAACGGCAAATGGGAGCTTCTCTACACCACCTCAGAATCCATACTGCAACCACAG AGGCCAAAGTTTCTGAGGCCGTTTGGGACGATTTACCAAGCAATCAATACTGACACTTTAAGAGCCCAAAATATGGAGACGTGGCCCTATTTTAATCAG GTTACTGCCAACTTGGTACCTCTCAATTCTAGAAGAGTGGCAGTTCGGTTTGATtacttcaaaatatttaatttg ATTTCAATCAAAGCACCTGGCAGTGGTAAAGGTGAACTAGAAATTACATATCTTGATGAAGAGCTCAG GGCCTCAAGAGGCGATAAGGGGAATTTGTTCATACTGAAAATGGTTGACCCAACATACAGAGTTCCATTGTAA
- the LOC9266585 gene encoding histone-lysine N-methyltransferase ASHR1 isoform X4, whose product MASWEEQLRDELAGRDLAVASVPGKGRGLFAARSFFPGEVVISQEPYASTPNKISVGSNCDNCFASRNLRKCSVCRVAWYCGSACQREEWKLHQLECRAIAALTEDRKKMLTPTIRLMVRLVLRRKLQDDKAIPSSGTDNYNLVDALESHISEVDKNQLVLYAQMANLVQLILPSFELDLKEITHTFSKFACNAHTICDPELRPLGTGLYPVLSIINHSCVPNAVLIFEGRTAYVRALQPISKNEEDSEEDALLEGYRCNDQKCDGFLLPNAGNKGYTCQKCSTSRDGEELQKMASDVLLLSDKVSSLVSSGNNSEVGSMYKTIEELERKLYHPLSITLLHTRETLLKIYMELQDWQTALMYCRLTIPVYERIYPPFHPMIGLQFYTCGKLEWLLEYTEDALMSLTRAADILRITHGTKSEFMKELLGKLEEVRAEASFRLSAGDEQ is encoded by the exons ATGGCGTCGTGGGAGGAGCAGCTGCGggacgagctcgccggccgagacctcgccgtcgcctccgtccCCGGGAAGGGCCGCGGCCTCTTCGCCGCACGCAGCTTCTTCCCAG GAGAAGTCGTTATTTCGCAAGAGCCTTACGCTTCTACACCAAACAAGATTTCTGTGGGCTCCAACTGCGACAATTGTTTCGCCTCCAGAAACCTGAGGAAGTGCTCCGTTTGTCGAGTTGCTTGGTACTGTGGGAGTGCGTGTCAG AGAGAAGAATGGAAGCTTCATCAACTTGAATGTCGAGCAATCGCCGCGCTTACAGAGGATAGAAAGAAGATGCTTACTCCCACAATTCGTTTGATGGTGCGGCTTGTACTTAGAAGAAAACTGCAGGATGACAAG GCTATTCCATCTTCAGGAACAGATAACTACAATCTAGTGGATGCATTAGAATCCC ACATCTCCGAGGTTGATAAAAATCAACTGGTTTTATATGCTCAGATGGCCAATCTTGTCCAACTGATTCTTCCTTCATTCGAGCTTGATCTTAAGGAAATTACACATACCTTTTCCAAG TTTGCCTGCAACGCTCATACCATATGTGATCCTGAACTGAGGCCCCTTGGGACTGGACTATACCCTGTTTTATCTATTATTAACCACAG TTGTGTACCAAATGCAGTTTTGATATTTGAAGGTCGGACAGCATATGTTCGTGCATTGCAACCTATAAGTAAAAATGAGGAG GATTCTGAGGAAGATGCGCTCCTTGAGGGATACAGATGCAATGACCAAAAGTGTGATGGATTTCTTCTGCCTAATGCAG GAAACAAAGGTTATACATGCCAGAAATGTAGCACTTCTAGAGATGGGGAAGAGTTACAAAAGATGGCTAGCGATGTACTACTATTATCTGACAAAGTCTCTTCCTTAGTTTCATCTGGAA ATAACAGTGAGGTAGGTTCTATGTACAAGACCATTGAAGAGCTAGAGCGGAAGCTTTACCATCCTTTGTCAATCACTTTGCTTCACACACGGGAAACACTCTTGAAG ATATATATGGAGTTACAAGATTGGCAGACTGCATTGATGTATTGCAGATTGACAATTCCAGTTTATGAAA GAATTTACCCACCTTTTCACCCAATGATTGGATTACAGTTCTATACTTGCGGAAAGCTTGAATG GTTGCTTGAGTACACAGAGGATGCTCTGATGTCTTTAACCAGGGCAGCAGATATACTTCGCATAACGCATGGGACTAAATCCGAGTTCATGAAGGAACTTTTGGGCAAGCTAGAAGAAGTAAGGGCTGAAGCTTCTTTTAGGCTCTCGGCTGGAGATGAACAATAA